The Linepithema humile isolate Giens D197 chromosome 2, Lhum_UNIL_v1.0, whole genome shotgun sequence genome has a segment encoding these proteins:
- the LOC105671644 gene encoding solute carrier family 52, riboflavin transporter, member 3-A-like: protein MLTQRLSNRRLLVDFLALMFGLGAWIGVNGIYVQLPLIVHTAPEKWSLPAHMVILVQFANLGPILYTLYIKYTAWAYDRYIIYALMAAGACSCIALSQLHDYTSYVFGKNHSTALLSLMFVTALVGCTSSVLFIPYMRYYREIYLVSYLVGEGLSGFVPSIVALIQGVGNPECVNVTKPDSSNLEFAVVQSDPRFSSEIFFAFIGILLCLSFLSFLGLNILPIARGERVRLPSSMEMLPTDTTAPPSYKTNSGWKMPKHTYYYLLVMLGVVCFLGNGTLPSIQSYSCLPYGNVAYHLTVTLAATAGPLAMSLGFFVKMPSVKLLNYLMAIMLTLSSVVLYLAAKSPHPPFQHSWVGEMMVVIIWILLCGLIGFVKMGITTLYRPDPGRGLYYTGVATQIGSLIGAITTFGLVNYAKVFQSYSPCASFTGD, encoded by the exons ATGCTGACTCAACGACTGAGTAATCGGAGATTACTAGTTGATTTCCTCGCATTGATGTTTGGTTTGGGTGCTTGGATCGGTGTGAATGGTATTTATGTGCAACTGCCCCTCATAGTGCACACTGCTCCAGAAAAATGGAGTCTACCTGCACATATGGTGATACTAGTGCAATTTGCCAATTTAGGACCCATATTATACACTTTGTACATAAA ATATACTGCTTGGGCATATGAcagatacattatttatgcCTTGATGGCTGCAGGAGCATGTTCCTGTATTGCATTGAGTCAACTGCACGATTATACTTCGTATGTGTTTGGCAAGAATCATTCAACTGCCCTGCTGTCATTGATGTTTGTAACAGCCCTCGTTGGATGTACAAGCTCTGTGCTTTTTATACCATATATGAGGTACTATCGTGAAATTTACCTAGTATCTTACTTGGTTGGCGAGGGATTGAGCGGATTCGTGCCGAGCATAGTTGCGTTGATTCAAGGTGTCGGTAATCCTGAATGCGTAAATGTTACTAAGCCAGACTCAAGCAATTTGGAGTTTGCTGTTGTTCAATCAGATCCGAGATTTTCTTCCGAGATATTTTTTGCCTTTATTGGTATTCTACTCTGCTTGAGTTTTCTCTCATTCTTAGGCCTAAATATATTGCCGATAGCACGCGGAGAGAGAGTTAGACTTCCTAGCAGTATGGAAATGTTGCCGACCGACACGACGGCACCGCCGAGCTACAAAACTAATTCCGGGTGGAAGATGCCGAAACATACTTATTACTATTTGTTAGTCATGTTAGGCGTAGTCTGTTTTCTCGGCAATGGTACTTTACCGAGTATACAATCGTATTCTTGTTTACCATATGGCAATGTGGCATATCATTTGACTGTCACGTTAGCTGCCACAGCTGGTCCATTAGCTATGTCCTTAGGtttctttgtaaaaatgcCCTCGGTTAAACTTCTTAATTATCTTATGGCAATCATGTTAACACTTTCCAGTGTTGTTTTATATCTAGCCGCGAAATCGCCTCATCCTCCTTTCCAACATTCATGGGTGGGTGAAATGATGGTAGTTATTATATGGATACTGCTTTGTGGTCTCATAGGATTCGTAAAAATGGGTATTACTACGTTATATCGGCCGGATCCTGGAAGAGGTCTTTACTATACTGGCGTAGCGACGCAGATTGGATCTTTGATAGGTGCAATAACCACGTTTGGTTTAGTCAATTATGCAAAAGTATTTCAGTCTTATTCTCCTTGTGCATCTTTTACAGGAGATTAA
- the LOC105671583 gene encoding outer dynein arm-docking complex subunit 4, which produces MSALKREEEPPEVFREAILYREWGYRLTNLGKCSLAIDYFERASKLDAEDFRTLIGLCRALIKCLRYFAADKLSEKYMKLDFDHYKVRQMRIETLFQIGEFGHSLALAHDSVRRRGMTFEHGVHQASGTIDDCIGKNTSPIALLLLYPWIQQLQKHREFLIGKLEEEENEFKDIDEDEARFKVNDPEVQRQARMRRLQRVIVKMYMGYLAIDKDFLEEIVSHPEIVALPSESLTTELVALTSTCYRNIMYLLDLLRIRRPLYVTLFQRRAFANRHKEMIERERKWRRNVIVIEADVLLRRLHAARISKDYSTFFRCVYRTKDKFDSYSDKMFPQKQKCLNALYKIVASVYIDTRNLMCLGNEETKTRYLKHLLGIRIATLPRDSDLAWMPIINPKETLKMFRRRLAMASAPLELAWLHHEFCKFLHDIHRFDLARFYAKKGRDMAQEAKCNQWVLNIDHLILRIEIHQNNRNEARDAAISALACAKKLDIDCLIDFYERAVGIVDEMDGERSGDHDFNGIIARQQLILELMPKEMKKEVNLLWRRMDVVPAARRLSVMPGCKPIDRKFKMPSMRRTILPSPSKDLARDARIALLKQHAPPHRRPGFVNFEEYE; this is translated from the exons ATGTCGGCGCTGAAAAGGGAGGAGGAGCCTCCCGAAGTCTTCAGGGAGGCCATCCTTTATCGCGAATGGGGCTATCGACTGACCAATCTCGGCAAATGCTCCTTAGCCATAGATTATTTCGAAAGGGCATCCAAATTAGACGCTGAGGATTTTAGAACGTTAATTGGTCTCTGCAGAGCGCTCATTAAATGTTTGAGATATTTTGCCGCTGATAAACTTTCGGAGAAATATATGAAACTAG ATTTCGATCATTACAAAGTGCGGCAGATGCGGATCGAAACGCTCTTCCAGATCGGCGAATTTGGCCATAGCTTGGCACTCGCCCACGACAGTGTGCGACGACGCGGGATGACTTTTGAGCATGGCGTCCATCAGGCAAGCGGGACTATTGATGATTGTATTGGAAAAAACACGTCGCCTATAGCGCTACTGCTGCTTTATCCGTGGATACAGCAGCTGCAAAAACACCGCGAATTCCTAATCGGCAAACTTGAGGAGGAGGAGAACGAATTCAAAG ATATCGACGAGGACGAGGCGAGATTCAAGGTGAACGATCCGGAGGTGCAGCGGCAGGCGCGAATGAGGAGACTGCAGCGCGTCATAGTGAAAATGTATATGGGTTACTTGGCGATCGATAAGGATTTTCTCGAGGAGATTGTGAGCCATCCGGAAATCGTGGCTTTGCCGAGCGAGAGCTTGACTACGGAGCTGGTCGCTCTTACGAGTACATGCTATCGAAACATTATGTACCTGCTGGATCTGCTCCGAATAAGACGGCCGCTCTACGTTACGCTCTTCCAGCGGCGGGCGTTCGCGAATAGGCACAAAGAGATGATCGAACGGGAACGAAAATGGCGCAGGAATGTCATCGTCATAGAAGCGGACGTCCTATTGCGTCGCCTGCACGCCGCGAGAATCAGCAAGGACTACTCTACCTTCTTCAG ATGCGTCTATCGCACTAAGGATAAGTTTGATTCATATTCGGACAAGATGTTTCCGCAGAAGCAGAAGTGCCTGAATGCGTTGTACAAAATAGTGGCATCGGTATATATTGACACGCGTAATTTGATGTGTCTGGGCAATGAGGAAACGAAGACGAGATATTTGAAGCATCTTCTGGGAATACGAATTGCAACGTTACCTCGAGACAGCGATCTCGCATGGATGCCGATTATAAACCCCAAGGAGACACTGAAAATGTTTCGCCG GAGATTAGCCATGGCATCCGCGCCACTCGAGCTCGCCTGGCTGCATCATGAATTTTGCAAGTTTCTCCACGACATTCACCGCTTCGACCTAGCCAGATTCTACGCGAAGAAAGGACGCGATATGGCGCAGGAGGCAAAGTGCAACCAATGGGTCCTGAACATTGATCATTTAATACTGCGAATAGAGATCCATCAGAATAATCGCAACGAGGCGAGAGACGCTGCGATTTCAGCACTCGCGTGCGCCAAAAAGCTTGATATTGATTGTctg ATAGATTTCTATGAAAGGGCTGTGGGAATCGTGGACGAGATGGATGGGGAGCGGAGCGGCGATCACGACTTTAACGGCATTATTGCTAGGCAGCAGCTCATCCTCGAGCTGATGCCGAAAGAAATGAAGAAAGAGGTGAATCTTCTATGGCGGCGCATGGATGTCGTGCCTGCCGCGAGACGACTCTCCGTTATGCCAGGCTGCAAGCCGATCGATCGGAAGTTCAAAATGCCCTCCATGCGAAGGACCATATTACCCAGTCCGTCGAAGGATCTGGCGAGGGACGCTAGGATCGCTTTGTTAAAGCAGCACGCCCCGCCTCACCGGCGACCGGGTTTCGTGAATTTCGAAGAATATGAATGA
- the LOC105671642 gene encoding uncharacterized protein — translation MALLYRFAQLHDRSGTRVFSFVVTRTVVRDPERDVTSKELVCGFQRWAVAFSRGEKVLGVYLVWRGASRNLRVYVDFTFTLLNREHFSMNESFSGKRVKFTYEAPAQGNRSYIAVSDLYSRNFADTNGEFQLELSMANVRTVYMTEVKMPTSVLGQAKPSKLETDYFAFGGFDWNLVIYPYGKETDSTRGQDGRVSVYLMRLSGFDHRCRVRYSLALGEGDRRIDSGQIEDLSDAEGCGFGWHTRVKWSDIAHKGILRVSLEMLEARTICEVAVQALGPSVLPAAPCYDRDKQAWAIRADLNSDTVRLHLVYKDIHNVPRNHLRYVSWSAYLLRGEGPNVAAIGLPGEPFSRYYVQESVDEGIIMETSVDMNEVKENHCPYLTDKGQLRIRLEWHESHLLFQATYHKYDDVCRVHNQQMRREIMSLQAENYSLERQLFSYQKSLAYAQAQQQQQQTHPNQQHSVGHQGHLERSASSDTEYA, via the exons ATGGCTTTGTTGTATAGGTTCGCGCAGCTGCACGATCGCAGTGGCACGCGGGTCTTCTCCTTCGTCGTCACTAGGACCGTCGTGCGCGATCCTGAGAGGGACGTCACGAGCAAGGAACTAGTATGCGGCTTCCAACGATGGGCCGTCGCTTTCTCACGCGGGGAAAAG GTCCTGGGCGTGTACCTGGTATGGCGTGGCGCATCAAGAAACCTCCGCGTTTACGTGGACTTTACGTTCACGCTGCTAAATCGGGAACATTTCTCCATGAACGAGAGCTTCTCCGGGAAGCGCGTCAAGTTCACTTACGAGGCACCGGCCCAGGGCAACCGCAGCTACATCGCCGTGTCGGATCTCTACAGCCGTAACTTCGCCGACACGAACGGCGAGTTTCAGTTGGAGTTGTCCATGGCGAACGTACGGACGGTCTACATGACCGAGGTCAAAATGCCAACATCGGTACTCGGCCAGGCGAAACCGAGCAAGCTGGAGACCGATTACTTCGCTTTCGGTGGTTTCGACTGGAACTTGGTTATTTATCCATACGGTAAAGAGACGGATAGCACTCGCGGTCAGGACGGTCGCGTGAGCGTCTATTTGATGAGACTATCGGGCTTCGATCACCGGTGCAGAGTGAGGTACAGTTTAGCTCTCGGCGAGGGCGATCGGCGGATCGACTCTGGACAAATCGAAGACCTCTCCGACGCCGAGGGCTGCGGCTTCGGATGGCACACGCGAGTCAAATGGTCCGATATCGCGCATAAGGGCATACTTCGCGTCTCGCTGGAGATGCTGGAAGCGAGGACCATCTGCGAGGTCGCGGTGCAGGCGCTGGGCCCGTCGGTCCTACCAGCCGCGCCCTGCTACGACCGCGACAAGCAGGCTTGGGCTATCCGCGCCGATCTTAACTCCGACACGGTCAGACTGCACTTGGTGTACAAAGACATCCACAATGTGCCGAGGAATCATTTAAG GTACGTCAGTTGGTCGGCGTACTTGCTGAGGGGCGAGGGACCAAACGTCGCGGCGATTGGACTGCCCGGCGAACCGTTCAGCCGCTACTATGTTCAGGAGTCCGTCGACGAGGGTATCATCATGGAGACTAGCGTGGATATGAACGAGGTTAAGGAGAATCACTGTCCGTATCTTACGGATAAAGGTCAATTACGGATCCGGCTGGAATGGCACGAGAGCCACCTGCTCTTCCAAGCAACCTACCACAAGTACGACGACGTGTGTCGCGTGCACAATCAGCAGATGCGACGTGAGATCATGTCGCTGCAGGCGGAGAATTACAGTCTCGAGCGACAGTTGTTCAGCTATCAGAAGAGCCTGGCGTACGCACAggcgcagcagcagcaacagcagacACATCCGAATCAGCAACATTCGGTGGGCCATCAGGGCCATCTGGAGCGATCGGCGTCCAGCGACACCGAATACGCCTGA
- the LOC105671643 gene encoding solute carrier family 52, riboflavin transporter, member 3-A-like → MIYHLRFNDYFGYVKCGRAVIHLLVILFGVSTWIGVNGIFIELPLLVNIAPEGWNLPAYIVIVAQSANIGPAIYTFLYKCKCDLNESLCILCLLCLQVLAMGLLIFFYDEITVIGGEEHSLVLLISVFFNALVGCFSSVLFMPYLRDFDDIYIVSYFIGEGLSGVLPSVVALIQGVGERAECNTDLNNITESVSLNASVTKSSGQYYFLFLTLVLILSFIAFIVLRYSPFVQSRKNLCNSNSLTQSKIQLVDYKHHNELDVIANVSHIQNVDRTLTEKECEATNFPINKANNLTDFRKIYLHILIGICCFFSNGFLPSIQSFSCLPYGHLAYQLSIICAQFVNPLACFLTFWIIVSNIKIINCLFLVCFITGCYVICIALLSPAPPLQESKIGIGLIILSWILLMGVISYLKLVIVSLLKQVSSSNALFNIGVVMQAGSASGAIISFILINFTDYFVAYNPCTV, encoded by the coding sequence ATGATATACCATTTGCGATTTAACGATTACTTTGGATATGTCAAATGCGGCCGCGCAGTCATCCATCTTCTTGTAATCTTATTTGGTGTATCCACTTGGATTGGCGTCAatggaatatttattgaaCTGCCGCTGCTCGTCAATATCGCACCGGAGGGTTGGAATTTACCCGCCTACATAGTGATAGTGGCGCAATCCGCGAATATTGGCCCTGCGATATATACTTTCCTATACAAGTGTAAATGCGATTTGAACGAATCATTGTGCATACTGTGCTTGCTCTGCCTGCAGGTCCTCGCTATGGGGctgttgatatttttttatgatgagATAACTGTCATCGGTGGTGAGGAACATAGTTTGGTTCTTTTAATTTCTGTATTCTTCAACGCTCTGGTCGGTTGCTTCAGCTCAGTGCTGTTCATGCCTTATCTCCGTGACTTTGATGACATTTATATCGTGTCCTATTTCATCGGAGAAGGCTTAAGCGGCGTATTACCGAGCGTAGTGGCATTGATACAAGGTGTTGGAGAGCGTGCAGAATGTAATACCGATCTTAACAATATAACAGAATCAGTCTCTCTTAACGCATCCGTCACAAAGTCTTCGGgacaatattatttcttgtttCTAACTCTCgtacttattttatcatttatagcATTTATTGTTTTGCGATATTCTCCGTTTGTACAAAGTAGGAAGAACTTGTGTAACTCTAATTCTCTCACGCAATCTAAGATACAATTGGTAGATTATAAGCATCACAATGAGCTCGATGTTATCGCTAACGTTTCTCATATTCAAAACGTTGATCGTACATTAACTGAGAAAGAATGTGAAGCAACGAATTTTCCGATTAACAAAGCAAATAATTTGACCGACTttaggaaaatttatttgcatattctAATTGGAATATGTTGTTTCTTTAGTAATGGATTTCTTCCAAGTATCCAGTCGTTCTCGTGTCTGCCGTATGGCCACCTTGCATATCAATTATCCATCATATGTGCCCAATTTGTGAATCCGCTCGCATGTTTCCTAACATTCTGGATCATAGTgtcgaatataaaaattatcaattgtcTGTTTTTAGTATGCTTCATCACCGGTTGttatgttatatgtatagCTTTATTATCTCCCGCTCCACCGTTGCAAGAATCAAAGATTGGCATAGGATTAATTATTCTGTCTTGGATCCTTCTAATGGGAGTAATATCGTATTTAAAACTCGTGATTGTATCTCTCTTGAAACAAGTATCATCCTCAAATGCACTCTTCAATATTGGCGTAGTTATGCAAGCGGGTTCGGCAAGTGGcgcaattatttcatttattttaattaactttaccGACTATTTCGTAGCGTACAACCCGTGTACTGTCTGA
- the LOC105671584 gene encoding outer dynein arm-docking complex subunit 4-like, translating to MISSWSNPERSSAKLSVNTRDDAISKVTLCLKRAALRERDTSESCDNLSITPDILKYLDIRKKNPRKTSSTLESLVSRLSRSGTTLKYISHRADAMLKNLKSSFNAGKMRISLRLAEDLLTLSSSLEDLHRHRISAYHYLSLIHAALGRHDRACSAVAMMVRLSKSTDDAALLSRALVTLGKVHLSFGHLEAAARVWERLSIHVEHPVLRAWMHHEIGRCHLETGKYAEALRKAVQCRECADEANSKKWTFHAGLLRAQCLAMLGRFAEAYKELRVAAKISEEEGDTPTLSYIRDLIEQLSRALREVTFAGEDRCLKSTPRRLSPRKEELDISEGNEAITTSGIRKTTARSKGDDASTPSFCSDYLDKKILDRREIDEESSSLDSAMSSRSKRSNLTYMIESRMNVSSKDKPDEMKMYDDKLMELLSRESQMTFRTCDVESRHFIDEEKILASLKQPIECFSNVETNDRRTECETFRISRSCENEWSNFDNAVNRTYSDPVARTSHKHLLSFGTQKQNDEKESFVREPFSGFQVPI from the exons ATGATAAGCTCGTGGAGTAATCCGGAGAGAAGCTCAGCGAAGCTTTCGGTGAACACGAGAGACGATGCGATCTCGAAGGTGACTTTATGTCTCAAGAGAGCGGCGCTCAGAGAGCGTGATACTTCGGAGTCCTGTGATAATCTATCGATTACCCCTGACATCCTCAA ATATCTCGATATCCGCAAGAAGAACCCTCGCAAAACTTCTTCTACGCTAGAATCGTTGGTCTCGCGACTGAGTCGATCCGGAACGACGCTAAAGTATATTAGTCATCGCGCCGATGCGATGCTGAAGAATCTGAAATCCAGCTTCAACGCCGGCAAAATGAGGATTTCTTTGAGACTCGCCGAAGATTTGCTAACATTATCATCCAGCCTGGAGGATTTGCATCGGCACAGGATATCGGCGTATCATTACTTGTCTCTGATCCACGCGGCTTTGGGAAGACACGATCGAGCTTGCAGCGCTGTCGCCATGATGGTGCGCTTGTCGAAGAGCACCGACGACGCCGCTCTTCTGTCGCGAGCTCTCGTAACGCTGGGAAAGGTGCATCTCAGCTTTGGTCATCTGGAAGCGGCCGCACGTGTCTGGGAGAGGCTGTCGATTCACGTCGAACATCCGGTGCTGCGAGCATGGATGCACCACGAGATTGGACGCTGCCATTTGGAGACGGGGAAGTACGCCGAGGCGTTGCGCAAGGCGGTGCAGTGTCGGGAGTGCGCGGATGAGGCAAACTCGAAGAAGTGGACCTTTCACGCCGGCCTGCTACGGGCGCAGTGCCTGGCGATGCTGGGTCGTTTCGCCG AGGCTTACAAGGAGCTGCGAGTTGCTGCGAAGATCAGCGAGGAAGAGGGCGACACTCCAACGTTATCTTACATCCGAGATCTAATCGAGCAGCTGAGTCGTGCTTTGCGCGAAGTCACGTTCGCAGGCGAGGATCGATGTCTGAAGAGTACTCCTCGAAGGTTATCACCGCGAAAGGAAGAGCTGGATATATCCGAGGGGAACGAAGCGATAACAACTTCGGGAATTAGGAAAACGACGGCGCGCAGTAAGGGCGACGACGCCTCAACGCCGTCGTTCTGCTCCGATTACCTGGACAAGAAGATCCTCGATCGACGCGAAATAG ATGAAGAATCAAGTTCGTTGGACAGTGCGATGTCCTCCAGAAGTAAAAGAAGCAACTTGACGTACATGATCGAGTCACGTATGAACGTCTCGAGCAAAGACAAGCCGGACGAAATGAAGATGTATGACGACAAGCTGATGGAACTTTTATCACGTGAGTCGCAGATGACGTTCAGAACATGTGACGTAGAGTCCAGGCACTTCATTGatgaagagaaaatattgGCCTCTTTGAAGCAACCGATTGAGTGTTTCAGTAATGTTGAAACGAATGATAGGCGAACTGAATGCGAGACATTCAGGATCTCGAGATCCTGCGAGAATGAATGGAGCAACTTTGACAATGCTGTTAACAGGACATACAGCGATCCTGTTGCTCGAACCTCGCACAAACATTTGTTATCTTTTGGAACGCAAAAACAGAACGACGAAAAAGAATCCTTCGTCCGCGAGCCATTTTCCGGCTTCCAAGTACCCATTTAA